ATCACCCCGATCACATCAAATCCGATCTGCTTGGCGACCACCATACCGGGCATAGGTTGAACGGCATAGTAGATCAAATACATCGGAATTGTCATGAGCACTGCGACCGCAAGACCAAAACGAACACCCTGCCCGATTGCCGGTTTGCCCGCTTCTACACCCTTGCGATAAATCCACGTGAATCCGAATCCAAGCACAAAATGCGCAATCAACATGAAGGGAAAATGCTTTTGAGCATCTTCCGGACCTCGAAATAAGCCTGTCAACTGCGCGTAATCTCCTACCAACAGATTTGCATGAATCACAAAGCCGAGAAGCAACGAAGCTATACCGATCACTATTCCGGAAATGAAGAATCTCTTATCCATGCTCTTCCTCCTGTTGACATAGATTATCGGAATTTGTCCCGTCACGCCAGCGACTACAGCACTTGTAGCGCATCGATCACCTCATATTCCGAATCGCGATATTAAATTTAAGGAAAGAGAAATGAAGAATGCTTTTTAAGGACAGATTCGATGCCGGCCGGTATCTGGCAGGAAAGCTCAAGGAATATGCCGGGAGGAAAGAGGCAATTGTTCTCGCTCTTCCGCGCGGCGGTGTTCCTGTCGCATCTGAAGTCGCAACCGCCTTGAATCTGTCCCTGGATATTTTTCTGGTGCGAAAGCTCGGCGTTCCCGGTCAGGAAGAACTCGCCATGGGAGCAATTGCCAGTGGCGGCGTGAGAGTTCTAAACGAAGAAATCATTCAGGAACTGCGCATTCCTGATTATGCAATCGCAGCCGTAGTTGCTCAAGAGCAACGAGAATTAGAAAGACGAGAAAAACTGTACAGAAGAGACAGAGAACCAATTGAAGTTGAAGGAAAATCAATCATTCTGGTTGATGATGGTCTGGCAACCGGCGCAAGCATGCGGGCGGCTGC
This genomic stretch from bacterium harbors:
- a CDS encoding phosphoribosyltransferase, coding for MLFKDRFDAGRYLAGKLKEYAGRKEAIVLALPRGGVPVASEVATALNLSLDIFLVRKLGVPGQEELAMGAIASGGVRVLNEEIIQELRIPDYAIAAVVAQEQRELERREKLYRRDREPIEVEGKSIILVDDGLATGASMRAAAMALRQMNAAEIIVAVPVAAPQTSEEFQSVVDRLVCAKTPEPFFGVGYWYENFSQNTDEEVIELLEKANHERSKAPA